The Bemisia tabaci chromosome 5, PGI_BMITA_v3 genome includes a window with the following:
- the hoe1 gene encoding P protein, translated as MSYPKDDERLICDTPTSSDRNIGSESESLFSINTYYTPQTPSGPGTSTRQDSPEPFPSSRDTVPVGAIAVWNDLPDQIKRDSTFANFQEDFAIQQSNNATTSDQSVPEIVVTKEASLSPFLSRRANDSKSKSKCVDEDDEADLPMSWVRRLTQIVLFLVWVFSITILMCSNEHPNDSDLHQLSVSHGKSKSFLISQNIVLQELKVELFGAFIPDDYESLSSRKLSVWIELRQSVKKLEKNNPMYMQNLSKVWEVPLVSEEMLDTVPEISVTKLFEFDEVDKEIFQNSEVRLQLQTDLNASFPVTLTVDLHPIRPEDGIIFAAFILFGLYILIMFEIVHRTIAAVFASTLSIAILAALNERPTAAELISWVDVETIVLLFCMMILVAIFAETGVFDYLAVYAYKVTNGKVWPLIITLSGFTALISSILDNVTTILLMTPVTIRLCEVTELNPVPILMAVLIYSNIGGGLTLVGDPPNVIIATNAKIVAAGVNFGSYILHAGTGCLIVMVVVHFHLRYIFRNTNDLRFSEPHDVQELRHEIAIWQRAAASLSSYSKDEDLVRETLMIKVRRLLGELKTKLLTGSSAIPNYKTNLQELQEKYPIRDRKLLIKSGFTLLFVITLFFCHSNFKLNLSLGWSALFGAALLFILAEKVDLEGVLARVEWSTLLFFTALFVLIGALSRLGLIEWIGHQTELFILGVDKESRLAVAIVLILWVSAIVSSFVDNIPLASMMVHIITGLSQNKELELPLQPLVWALALGASFGGNGTLIGASSNMVCAGVAEQHGYRISFSEYLKIGYPVMLVSVVVSTIYLYIAHVIFAWH; from the exons ATGAGCTATCCAAAAGATGACGAGCGACTTATCTGCGACACTCCAACTTCGTCCGACAGGAATATTGGCAGTGAAAGCGAATCTTTGTTCAGTATCAATACGTACTATACACCCCAAACTCCATCTGGACCAGGAACGTCTACAAGACAGGATTCTCCTGAACCGTTTCCGTCGAGTAG AGATACAGTGCCAGTTGGTGCCATAGCCGTGTGGAATGATCTGCCTGATCAAATCAAGCGAGATTCTACATTTGCTAATTTTCAAGAAGATTTTGCAATTCAGCAAAGTAATAATGCCACAACCTCCGATCAAAGTGTTCCCGAAATTGTCGTCACAAAAGAAGCCTCACTATCACCGTTTCTTAGTCGACGTGCTAatgattcaaaatcaaaaagtaaATGTGTGGACGAAGACGATGAAGCAGACTTGCCTATGTCGTGGGTTCGCCGACTTACTCAaatcgttctttttcttgtatGGGTGTTTTCTATA ACAATACTGATGTGCTCAAATGAACATCCTAATGACAGTGATTTGCACCAGTTATCTGTCTCCCACGGAAAATCAAAAA GTTTTCTAATATCCCAGAATATTGTTCTACAGGAGTTAAAAGTGGAATTATTTGGAGCATTCATACCAGATGATTATGAAAGCCTGTCTAGCCGCAAGCTAAGTGTATGGATTGAACTACGCCAATCTgtcaaaaaattggagaaaaataatccAATGTACATGCAG AATTTAAGTAAAGTCTGGGAGGTACCACTTGTTTCTGAAGAAATGCTGGATACAGTTCCTGAAATAAGCGTCACCAAGCTTTTTGAATTTGATGAGGTGGATAAAGA GATATTTCAAAACAGTGAAGTGCGGCTTCAACTTCAAACAGACCTAAATGCCAGTTTTCCTGTCACCCTCACTGTCGATTTGCATCCCATCAGACCGGAGGATGGAATTATCTTTGCCGCTTTCATTTTATTTGGGCTGTACATATTAATTATGTTTGAG ataGTACACCGAACAATTGCTGCTGTCTTTGCGTCAACTCTATCTATTGCAATTTTAGCTGCTCTAAATGAG AGACCAACGGCTGCTGAGTTGATATCATGGGTCGACGTAGAAACAATTGTTCTTTTGTTTTGCATGATGATTCTGGTCGCAATCTTTGCTGAAACGGGTGTATTTGATTATCTGGCTGTTTATGCTTACAAG GTTACCAATGGGAAAGTCTGGCCTCTAATTATCACTCTCTCTGGTTTTACGGCTCTCATATCATCAATTCTGGATAATGTCACAACAATCTTACTTATGACTCCTGTGACTATCAG ACTTTGTGAAGTAACAGAACTAAATCCTGTTCCCATATTGATGGCGGTGTTGATTTACTCTAACATCGGTGGAGGTTTGACACTTGTTGGTGATCCGCCAAATGTCATAATTGCTACAAACGCAAAAATTGTAGCTGCA GGTGTCAATTTTGGAAGTTACATTTTACATGCTGGCACAGGATGTCTCATTGTAATGGTTGTCGTTCATTTCCACTTGAGGTACATTTTCCGCAATACGAACGATCTTCGTTTCTCCGAGCCACATGATGTGCAAG AACTCCGCCATGAAATCGCAATCTGGCAAAGAGCTGCTGCATCGCTTTCCTCTTATTCCAAAGATGAAGATCTGGTCCGTGAAACTCTCATGATTAAAGTCAGAAGATTGTTGGGTGAATTGAAAACAAAGCTTCTCACTGGAAG ttcggctattccaaattacaaaacaaACCTCCAGGAACTTCAAGAAAAG TACCCGATACGAGATAGGAAACTCCTCATAAAGTCCGGATTTACTCTCCTCTTCGTCATCACTCTATTTTTCTGCCATTCAAATTTCAAGCTAAATCTATCTCTTGGATGGTCAGCTCTCTTTGGAGCTGCCCTTCTGTTCATTTTAGCAGAGAAAGTAGATTTGGAAGGAGTGCTTGCTCGAGTCGAGTGGTCGACATTACTGTTTTTTACTGCCCTTTTCGTTTTAATAGGT gCTCTGTCTCGCCTAGGCTTAATTGAATGGATTGgtcatcaaacggaactgttCATCCTGGGTGTGGACAAAGAATCGAGGCTTGCTGTTGCCATTGTGCTGATCCTGTGGGTCTCTGCCATTGTTTCCTCATTCGTTGATAATATTCCTCTAGCATCCATGATGGTTCACATAATCACAGGGCTGTCTCAAAACAAAGAGCTTGAGTTACCTCTCCAACCGTTGGTTTGGGCATTGGCATTGGGCGCCTCTTTTGGCG GTAATGGCACACTAATAGGAGCATCCTCTAACATGGTCTGTGCTGGAGTGGCTGAGCAACACGGATATCGAATTTCTTTCAGTGAATATTTAAA GATTGGCTATCCAGTTATGCTTGTGAGTGTTGTCGTCTCAACTATCTACCTGTACATTGCACACGTCATTTTTGCATggcactga